A genomic segment from Bos mutus isolate GX-2022 unplaced genomic scaffold, NWIPB_WYAK_1.1 CTG305, whole genome shotgun sequence encodes:
- the LOC102284676 gene encoding LOW QUALITY PROTEIN: olfactory receptor 8K3 (The sequence of the model RefSeq protein was modified relative to this genomic sequence to represent the inferred CDS: deleted 2 bases in 1 codon) → METHNGTVLSEFILMGITDCPELQAPLFGLFLIIYMISVVGNLGMVILTKVDARLQTPMYFFLRHLALTDLGYSTSVGPQMLVNFVVNQNKISYHLCATQLAFFIVFIISEIFILATMSYDRYMAICHPLLYTVIMSQRVFRALVAIPYLYSTLVSLLVTVNIFNSSFCGYNIISHFYCDSLPILSLLCSNTHEIELIILVLTGFNLIFSLLIVLVSYLLILTVIVRMNSTEGRWKAFSTCGSHLTVVTVFYGTLIFMYVQPESSHSFDTDKMASIFYTLVIPMLNPLIYSLRNKDVKYALQRTWKKLCNIFP, encoded by the exons ATGGAAACACACAATGGAACAGTGCTGAGCGAATTCATCCTCATGGGAATCACAGACTGCCCTGAGCTGCAGGCTCCATTGTTTGGGCTCTTCCTCATCATCTACATGATCTCAGTGGTGGGCAACTTGGGCATGGTCATCCTCACTAAGGTGGATGCCAGGCTACAGACacccatgtacttctttctcaggCACCTGGCTCTTACTGATCTGGGTTATTCAACATCTGTAGGACCCCAAATGTTGGTAAATTTTGTTGTGAATCAGAATAAAATTTCCTATCATTTGTGTGCCACACAGCTGGCTTTCTTCATTGTGTTCATTATTAGTGAGATTTTTATTCTGGCCACAATGTCCTATGACCGCTACATGGCCATCTGTCACCCCCTGCTTTACACAGTCATCATGTCCCAAAGGGTGTTCCGGGCACTGGTGGCAATCCCCTACCTCTATAGCACATTAGTTTCTCTTCTAGTcactgtaaacatttttaattcatCCTTCTGTGGCTATAACATCATCAGTCATTTCTATTGTGACAGTCTCCCCATATTATCACTGCTCTGTTCAAACACACATGAAATTGAATTAATTATCCTGGTCTTAACAggatttaatttgattttctctCTTCTAATAGTCCTTGTGTCTTACCTGCTCATCCTCACAGTTATTGTCAGGATGAACTCT ACTGAAGGTAGGTGGAAGGCTTTTTCTACCTGTGGATCCCACCTGACAGTGGTCACTGTATTCTATGGGACTTTGATATTTATGTATGTGCAACCAGAGTCCAGTCATTCCTTTGACACTGATAAAATGGCATCTATATTTTACACCCTTGTTATTCCTATGTTGAACCCCTTGATCTATAGCTTAAGaaacaaagatgtaaaatatgcacTACAAAGGACATGGAAAAAACTTTGCAATATCTTTCCTTAA
- the LOC102274864 gene encoding olfactory receptor 8K3: MDKQNQTVPGEFILMRITDRPELQAPFFVLFLTIYAVSAVGNLGMVVLTKVDSKLQTPMYFFLRNLAFIDLGYSSSVGPKMLVAFVTDQNTISYHWCAMQLTFFILFIISELFILSAMAYDHYVAICNPLLYTVVMSPKVCWLLVAVPYVYSASVSLVTTIQIFISSFCGYNIISHFYCDSLPLLTLLCSSTWEIELFILICSVFNLVSSFLIVLVSYILILKAILKMNTAQGRQKAFSTCGSHLTVVAVLYATLAFTYMQPKSSHSFDTDKMASVFFTLVIPMLNPMIYSLRNKEVKGALHRMWKNLCKIPI, encoded by the coding sequence ATGGACAAACAAAATCAAACAGTGCCTGGTGAATTCATCCTCATGAGAATCACAGACCGGCCTGAGCTGCAGGCTCCCTTCTTTGTGCTGTTCCTCACCATCTATGCAGTGTCGGCAGTGGGAAACTTGGGCATGGTTGTTCTCACCAAGGTGGACTCCAAGCTACAGACacccatgtacttctttctcagaAACCTGGCTTTCATTGATCTTGGCTATTCCTCATCTGTGGGACCCAAAATGCTGGTAGCTTTTGTAACTGATCAAAACACAATCTCCTATCATTGGTGTGCTATGCAGCTGACTTTCTTCATCTTGTTCATCATCAGTGAACTTTTCATCCTGTCGGCAATGGCCTATGACCATTACGTGGCCATCTGCAACCCTCTACTCTACACAGTAGTTATGTCACCAAAAGTATGCTGGCTGCTGGTCGCAGTCCCCTATGTTTACAGTGCCTCCGTTTCTCTAGTAACTACCATCCAGATATTTATTTCATCCTTCTGTGGCTATAACATCATCAGTCATTTCTACTGTGACAGTCTCCCCTTGCTAACTTTGCTGTGCTCAAGCACATGGGAAATCGAGCTGTTCATACTGATCTGTTCCGTGTTTAATTTGGTTTCATCTTTTCTGATAGTGCTTGTATCTTACATACTGATCCTTAAGGCCATCCTAAAAATGAACACTGCACAGGGCAGGCAGAAGGCTTTCTCCACCTGTGGGTCTCATCTGACAGTGGTGGCTGTACTATATGCCACTCTAGCCTTTACGTATATGCAGCCCAAGTCCAGCCACTCTTTTGATACTGACAAAATGGCCTCTGTATTTTTCACTTTGGTCATACCCATGCTGAACCCTATGATCTACAGCTTGAGGAACAAAGAAGTAAAAGGTGCTCTGCATAGAATGTGGAAAAATCTCTGCAAAATTCCTATATAA